The Impatiens glandulifera chromosome 3, dImpGla2.1, whole genome shotgun sequence genome contains a region encoding:
- the LOC124931321 gene encoding soluble scavenger receptor cysteine-rich domain-containing protein SSC5D-like codes for MENYQYSYPDSVNSSPRSRDVDENASWDEPPSSNNYKVKFLCSYGGKIHPRPHDNQLTYVSGDTKILGVERNIRFATLLAKLSSLCDYEVCFKYQLPEEDLDALISVTNDEDLEHMMAEYDRLHRASVKPARMRLFLFPVNPSVQGGFGTGETKSERQWFVDALNSVQIQSPTDESSPQSAAASNPDFLFGLDKGGQLPPSSAAAKLQDPPPAPVVPEVSPRETLATVERHVISEPVVSPAEIQRQMEDLQRLQLASQEKPIYQRKSDESNPWNYGYGGEYSQKPPDQLPPTQTPVPVSLPATYWPERHMSTATYQTAPHPTVTEQQQQQPMYLIQTPAGIFHSPAMRPATSQVSQPYYGMQRTVQDLYRDQTGYSAVQPPSSIQLPKVGGGGMSSYPEAFQMVRPQLTNEPPSYPPAMYDGAGRQVYYTTSAGPMGTPYQAMSMQTMPPNTEVNKIVSKTSDPYSV; via the coding sequence ATGGAGAACTATCAGTATTCATATCCAGATTCCGTCAATTCATCGCCGCGTTCGCGTGACGTAGACGAGAACGCATCATGGGATGAACCTCCTTCGTCAAACAACTACAAGGTTAAGTTCTTATGTAGCTATGGCGGAAAGATTCATCCTCGTCCTCACGATAACCAGCTTACTTACGTCAGCGGCGACACTAAGATCTTGGGCGTCGAACGAAACATCAGATTCGCCACACTTCTAGCTAAGTTATCTTCTTTATGCGATTATGAAGTCTGTTTTAAGTATCAATTGCCTGAAGAAGATCTAGATGCTTTGATATCTGTAACGAATGATGAGGATTTGGAGCATATGATGGCGGAGTACGATCGACTTCATCGTGCTTCTGTAAAGCCGGCGAGGATGAGGCTTTTCCTCTTTCCGGTGAATCCGTCTGTACAAGGGGGATTTGGTACTGGAGAGACTAAATCTGAGCGTCAGTGGTTTGTAGATGCACTTAATTCAGTTCAGATCCAGTCTCCGACTGATGAATCTTCTCCGCAATCTGCGGCAGCAAGTAATCCAGACTTTCTGTTTGGTTTGGATAAAGGAGGACAACTTCCTCCATCCTCAGCTGCGGCTAAACTGCAAGATCCGCCGCCGGCGCCAGTAGTTCCGGAAGTGTCACCGAGAGAAACTCTTGCTACCGTTGAGAGACATGTTATCAGTGAGCCAGTCGTTTCGCCGGCTGAGATCCAGCGGCAGATGGAAGATTTGCAGCGGTTACAGCTCGCTAGCCAAGAAAAACCTATTTACCAGAGAAAAAGCGATGAATCAAACCCTTGGAATTATGGTTATGGAGGAGAGTATTCCCAGAAACCTCCAGATCAGCTTCCTCCGACTCAAACACCGGTACCTGTATCACTCCCCGCAACATACTGGCCGGAAAGACATATGAGCACAGCCACTTATCAAACCGCACCTCACCCCACAGTAAccgaacaacaacaacaacaaccgaTGTACCTGATTCAAACACCGGCAGGCATCTTCCATTCTCCGGCGATGCGACCTGCAACCAGCCAGGTTAGTCAACCTTACTATGGTATGCAGAGGACGGTTCAAGATCTTTACAGGGATCAAACTGGATACAGTGCTGTTCAGCCACCATCATCAATTCAACTGCCAAAGGTGGGTGGTGGGGGTATGAGTTCGTATCCTGAAGCTTTCCAGATGGTAAGGCCACAACTGACAAATGAGCCTCCGAGTTATCCTCCGGCCATGTATGATGGAGCTGGACGGCAGGTGTATTACACAACGTCAGCTGGCCCAATGGGGACGCCATATCAGGCAATGTCAATGCAAACAATGCCACCAAACACAGAGGTAAACAAGATAGTTAGTAAGACTTCTGATCCTTACTCTGTTTGA
- the LOC124930241 gene encoding glycine-rich domain-containing protein 1-like, with protein MEMKQELEWAQAQKIVMSQDLVASAKMQLRFLAEVDKNRHLYAGPDLDRAIYRYKKFWLPLLAKFVDEEEIGKFSLAVPLDCEWIWHCHRLNPVRYAADCRKEYGRILDNRNVTSSFLASEQTKDIWRTAYPNEPFELHLKDDQIMEALQIGTTNYDLISAVNRQSPFYYQVSRPCMNDDHYLEASVERYKAFLHLIKTDKLNSTMKFRVPTYDIDLIWHAHQLNPISYRNDMMAIIGNVLGHDDTDSDRSKGQKLDTGFVETTQEWEQTFGKRYWRAGAMYRGSPPSQLTENFASNLSLNEKKTLVFPSIKFENTIQLQQKEKVEVILEIVEIKNLPIGKEDHFCVSISKKQNDMFFNSRRTLPSGCKGKKVTAFTCEPNGELIIEIVAKNPTSSTESLGVGSISLDELELFMETCLELKSSTSNSLLSSPVSIRVAISLTPPVKAPFVFHVEETKDSTGVVDGMGNKIINIQKRDKTEQPATEVVNEEWSLMGSKLLLQPLINGYGDNELTFLLIGDKKVGIFHGRRLEYEVRNTGKEKDDVNCITVIEFSEENPYGKAMAMIDFNSGALKVEQEWLVLSAMSLVLSTIENCRGYSLGIKDMERMSIARSCGVEAMRGYGGWDRVAVGGGCGGGGGGATITGGGGGGEYMPIIGKKGATIGGSGCGGGCGGGCGGGCGGGCGGGATITGGGGGGEYMPIIGKKGAPIGGSGCGGGCGGGCGSGCGGGCGGGATITGSGDRGEECMAIIGKKEGAPIGGSGCGGGCGGGCGGGCGGGGGCGGGCGGGATITGSGDRGRECMAIIGKKEGTPIGSGGCGGGGGCGGGCGGGGGCGGGCGGGMPA; from the exons TGACTGTGAATGGATCTGGCACTGCCATAGGCTCAACCCG GTACGTTACGCAGCCGATTGTAGGAAGGAATACGGGAGGATTCTCGATAATCGTAACGTCACATCTTCATTTCTTGCATCTGAACAAACAAAAGACATCTGGAGAACAGCATATCCAAATGAACCATTTGAGCTTCATCTGAAAGATGATCAGATCATGGAAGCTTTACAAATAGGAACAACAAACTATGACTTGATTTCAGCTGTCAATAGACAATCTCCCTTCTATTACCAAGTATCAAGACCATGCATGAACGATGATCACTATCTGGAAGCCTCGGTTGAAAGGTACAAGGCATTTTTGCACTTAATCAAGACAGACAAATTAAATAGCACGATGAAATTCCGAGTCCCCACTTACGATATCGACCTAATATGGCATGCCCACCAGCTCAATCCCATTTCATACCGCAATGACATGATGGCGATTATAGGGAACGTGTTGGGACACGATGACACTGACTCTGATAGGTCGAAGGGACAAAAATTGGACACGGGTTTTGTCGAAACCACCCAGGAATGGGAACAAACATTTGGTAAAAGGTATTGGAGAGCTGGGGCTATGTATAGGGGAAGTCCACCTTCTCAGTTAACTGAGAATTTTGCTTCTAATTTGAGcttaaatgaaaagaagacaCTTGTTTTTCCATCTATTAAGTTTGAGAACACTATCCAACTCCAACAGAAAGAGAAAGTGGAGGTTATACTGGAGATTGTTGAGATCAAGAACCTGCCAATTGGAAAGGAAGACCATTTCTGTGTATCCATTAGTAAGAAACAGAATGACATGTTTTTCAATTCAAGAAGAACGTTACCATCGGGATGTAAAGGGAAGAAAGTCACGGCATTCACATGCGAACCAAACGGAGAGTTGATAATCGAGATCGTTGCTAAAAACCCCACTAGTTCAACCGAAAGCCTGGGAGTTGGTTCGATTTCGCTAGATGAACTGGAGCTCTTTATGGAAACGTGTTTAGAGTTGAAGTCTTCTACTTCAAACAGTCTATTGTCTTCGCCAGTTAGCATCAGAGTGGCGATTTCTTTAACCCCTCCAGTTAAAGCACCGTTTGTTTTTCATGTCGAGGAAACGAAGGATTCAACGGGTGTAGTGGATGGGATGGGcaataaaatcatcaatatcCAAAAGAG AGATAAGACAGAACAACCGGCAACAGAGGTTGTCAATGAGGAATGGTCTCTGATGGGTTCCAAATTGTTGCTGCAGCCTCTTATAAACGGTTATGGTGATAATGAACTCACATTTCTCCTAATTGGGGACAAGAAA GTGGGGATTTTTCATGGGAGAAGGCTGGAATATGAAGTAAGGAACACTGGAAAGGAGAAGGATGATGTGAATTGCATCACAGTGATTGAATTCTCTGAAGAGAATCCTTATGGAAAAGCAATGGCTATGATTGACTTCAATTCTGGTGCTTTAAAg GTTGAACAAGAATGGTTGGTGTTGTCTGCAATGTCTCTAGTCTTGTCAACAATTGAGAACTGCAGAGGTTATTCTTTGGGAATAAAAGATATGGAGAGGATGTCAATTGCTCGTTCATGCGGTGTAGAAGCCATGAGAGGTTATGGAGGGTGGGATAGAGTTGCAGTTGGCGGCGGTTgtggaggtggtggtggtggagcaACAATAACtggcggtggtggtggtggagaatACATGCCCATTATTGGAAAGAAAGGAGCAACAATTGGCGGCAGTGGATGTGGGGGAGGTTGCGGTGGGGGATGTGGCGGTGGTTGTGGAGGGGGGTGTGGTGGTGGAGCAACAATAACTggcggtggtggtggaggagaatACATGCCCATTATTGGAAAGAAAGGAGCACCAATTGGCGGCAGTGGATGTGGGGGAGGTTGCGGTGGGGGATGTGGCAGTGGTTGTGGAGGGGGGTGTGGTGGTGGAGCAACAATAACTGGCAGTGGTGATCGTGGAGAGGAATGCATGGCCATTATTGGTAAGAAAGAAGGAGCACCAATTGGCGGCAGTGGATGTGGGGGAGGTTGCGGTGGGGGATGTGGCGGTGGTTGTGGAGGTGGTGGTGGTTGTGGAGGGGGGTGTGGTGGTGGAGCAACAATAACTGGAAGTGGTGATCGTGGAAGGGAATGCATGGCCATTATTGGTAAGAAAGAAGGAACACCAATAGGCAGTGGTGGATGTGGGGGCGGTGGAGGTTGCGGTGGGGGATGTGGGGGTGGTGGAGGTTGCGGTGGGGGATGTGGGGGTGGTATGCCGGCATGA